A stretch of Lactuca sativa cultivar Salinas chromosome 6, Lsat_Salinas_v11, whole genome shotgun sequence DNA encodes these proteins:
- the LOC111883256 gene encoding cytokinin riboside 5'-monophosphate phosphoribohydrolase LOG7 isoform X1, translating into MEGETRSRFKRICVFCGSSSGKKPSYQEAAIELGKELVEKRIDLVYGGGSVGLMGLVSQAVHDGGRHVLGVIPRTLMPREITGETVGEVKAVADMHERKAEMARQADAFIALPGGYGTLEELLEVITWAQLKIHHKPVGLLNVEGYYNSLLSFIDKAVDEGFISPTARRIIVSAPTAGQLVRQLEEFVPEYDEIAAKLTWDEVDRLNYVPEAGVPT; encoded by the exons ATGGAAGGTGAAACAAGATCAAGATTCAAGAGAATATGCGTCTTTTGTGGTAGTAGCTCTGGAAAGAAACCAAGTTACCAAGAAGCTGCCATTGAGCTTGGAAAAGAACtg GTGGAAAAAAGGATTGATTTAGTGTATGGAGGTGGGAGCGTGGGTCTGATGGGTCTTGTTTCTCAGGCAGTTCATGATGGTGGGCGCCATGTTCTAGG AGTTATACCAAGGACGTTAATGCCACGAGAG aTAACTGGTGAGACAGTAGGCGAAGTGAAAGCAGTGGCTGATATGCATGAAAGAAAAGCTGAAATGGCTCGTCAAGCTGACGCCTTTATTGCTCTTCCAg GTGGCTATGGCACTCTTGAAGAACTCCTTGAAGTTATCACATGGGCTCAACTCAAAATCCATCACAAACCC GTTGGTTTGTTGAATGTTGAGGGTTACTATAACTCATTGCTGTCGTTCATAGATAAGGCGGTTGATGAAGGTTTTATCTCACCAACAGCCCGCCGGATTATTGTCTCAGCCCCTACCGCCGGTCAACTCGTCAGACAGCTAGAG GAATTTGTGCCGGAGTATGATGAAATTGCAGCAAAGTTGACGTGGGATGAGGTGGATAGACTAAATTATGTGCCGGAGGCCGGAGTTCCGACGTAG
- the LOC111883256 gene encoding cytokinin riboside 5'-monophosphate phosphoribohydrolase LOG7 isoform X2, whose product MEGETRSRFKRICVFCGSSSGKKPSYQEAAIELGKELVEKRIDLVYGGGSVGLMGLVSQAVHDGGRHVLGVIPRTLMPREITGETVGEVKAVADMHERKAEMARQADAFIALPGGYGTLEELLEVITWAQLKIHHKPVGLLNVEGYYNSLLSFIDKAVDEGFISPTARRIIVSAPTAGQLVRQLEIFEEA is encoded by the exons ATGGAAGGTGAAACAAGATCAAGATTCAAGAGAATATGCGTCTTTTGTGGTAGTAGCTCTGGAAAGAAACCAAGTTACCAAGAAGCTGCCATTGAGCTTGGAAAAGAACtg GTGGAAAAAAGGATTGATTTAGTGTATGGAGGTGGGAGCGTGGGTCTGATGGGTCTTGTTTCTCAGGCAGTTCATGATGGTGGGCGCCATGTTCTAGG AGTTATACCAAGGACGTTAATGCCACGAGAG aTAACTGGTGAGACAGTAGGCGAAGTGAAAGCAGTGGCTGATATGCATGAAAGAAAAGCTGAAATGGCTCGTCAAGCTGACGCCTTTATTGCTCTTCCAg GTGGCTATGGCACTCTTGAAGAACTCCTTGAAGTTATCACATGGGCTCAACTCAAAATCCATCACAAACCC GTTGGTTTGTTGAATGTTGAGGGTTACTATAACTCATTGCTGTCGTTCATAGATAAGGCGGTTGATGAAGGTTTTATCTCACCAACAGCCCGCCGGATTATTGTCTCAGCCCCTACCGCCGGTCAACTCGTCAGACAGCTAGAG ATATTCGAAGAAGCTTGA